One Haloarchaeobius amylolyticus genomic window, CATCCGGGCCTGTGCCAGTTTCGACTCCACGTCGGCGACGAAGTCCGAGTCCTCGCTGAACAGCCGCTCGTACAGCGGGTAGAACATGTCGCCGAGCGAATCAGACGACGTGCTGAACCCCGACCCGCCTGTGTCACCACGCGTCTGCAGACTCATTCCTCATCACCGTCGAACACGTCGCCGTCGGCCGGCTGGTCCGTCTCGTCGTCGTCGGCATCCGCCTCGTCGCCGACGGTGGCGTCGTCCTCGGCGTCCTCGCCGAAGATGCTGCCGCCGTCGTCCTCGGCGGGCTCCTCGTCCGCCGGCTCGCTGAACACCGAGCCGCCGTCGTCGGCGTCCTCGCCGAAGATGGACCCGTCCTCGGCGTCGTCCGCCACGTCGCTCGTCGCGTCGGGGTCTTCGGTCGTCTCCGGGTCAGCAGCGTCGTCGCCGGCTGCGTCGTCGCCGGCTGCGTCGTCGCTGGCCGCGTCGGCTGGCGCATCGTCCTCGAAAACCGAGCCGTCTTCGTCGCCCGCCGGTTCGTCGCTTTCGCCGAACATCCCGCCGTCGTCTTCGGGTTCGGGGTCGTCACCGTCGTCGCTGAAGACGCTGCCACCGTCCTCGTCGCCGAAGATGGACCCGACGTCGTCCTCGTCGCCGAAGAACGGCTCGTCGTCGTCACCGAAGAACGACCCCTCGTCCGCAGGGGCGCTGTCGGTGTCGAACATGGACTCCGTGCCCGTGTCCTCGACCTCGCCGAAGATCGGGCCGGGGTCCTCCTCGCCATCGAAGTCGGCGCTGGTTCCCGCGTCATCGTCCGACTCGGCTTCGTCGAGGAAGCCCTCGCCCGCATCGGAACCGTCTGCGGCGTCGGTGCTATCGGCGCTGTCGGTCGTCGGCTCGTCCGCACCACTGTCCTCGTTCTCGATCTGGGCAGCCGCCGCCTCGAGGTCGAGCGTTATCTCCTCCGTCTCGGCCGAGTCGTCCGCCGCGGGTGGCTCCGGCTCGTCCGTCGTCTCGGGGAGCGTCTCCTCCTCACCCGGGTCGGCACTCGCCGCTTCGGCGGTGCTCGCGTCGGCCGTGGCCTCGCCCGACTCGAGCTGTGGCGTGTCATCGGGTGCGGGGTCCGTGTCCTCGCTGGTGCTCGCGTCCGCGGCGGTCTCGCCTGCGTCGTCGCCGAAGCCGCCGAAGCCGCCGTCGTCGTCGCCGAAGTCGAAGCCACCACCGTCGTCGTTGAGCCACGACGGGCCGTCTTCGATGTCCTCGCCGTCGCCGGAGAAGGAGAAGTCGTCCTCCTCGTCGTCGTCGCCACCCAGCATGAACGACCCGTCGTCGCCGAAGTCGAACTCGTCGTCGCTGTCGGGTTCGACCGCCGGCTCGGACTCGCCATCCATGCCCGACCCCGAGAGCGCGGAGTCGATGCCGAGGCCGCTGAGTTGCTTGCCGCGGTAGTCGTCGAACAGCGACTCCTCGGCGCGTTCGAGGATGTCCTGCGAGAGGTTGTACGTCTCGTCGTTCGCGTCCGGACGCGGGACGAGTTCCTCGTCCTCCGGGTCGACGTCGATCTCGACGGACTCCATCTCGCGCAGGTCCTCGAGGCTCTCCTCCAGTTTCCCGTTCGCGATGAGGGTGAGGATGGTGTCCGGGTCGTTGATGTACGCCTGGACCGTCGCGGCGACCTTGACGTACTCGTTGAGGCCGTTCTTGATGAGGTACGCGAGGATGACCCGGCGCTTGAACAGCTCGTCCTGGAGCTTCTCGTAGCTCCACCCGCGGTCGAACTGGATCTCGTCCAGCGTGTTCGAGTCCCCCATCTTGAGGTACTCGTCCGTCTCGGCCTGCCACTGGTAGACGTCCTGGACGTTGATCTCGTCGTTCTCCGCGTCGTAGTGGTTGATCTCGGTGAGGTTCTTGTTCCGGCGGACCTTGTTGCCCTGGACCCGCGTCTGGGTCTGGATGGAGACGAGGTCCAGCGCGGTGAACATCGTCTTCGAGACGTTGATGGGGTCCGTCGTGAAGCGCTTCAGGACCTCACCGACGGAGTCCGCGTGGAACGTGGTGTAGGTGGTGTGACCCGTGGACATGACCTGGAACAGCGTCCGGCCCTCCTCACCACGGATCTCACCCATCACGATGTAGTCGGGACGTTGGCGCAGTGCAGCCTCCAGCAGGTCGAACTCGTCGACGTCACCCTGTGAGTCCTCGCTGAAGGA contains:
- a CDS encoding ATPase, T2SS/T4P/T4SS family is translated as MAVNDADGTESNQFEGTDDSASLSEESPPDGPTTGSDTRVGDYTWREFMEEFGYEDDVSTLYSGVTRQTTDDSQRLGLGNSEGEVQTAPHGDDWDRVDFDPEVYLGFHPDELADVITDQAASNGKWVWQHFSEYCDPETTPVVKDEWTWEHFKWQYHYEDDGSIPHDSDGNKVELDESEYLGFEPEEVEGILSQGDDFAQELKSIVDDRTVNITHEEEDDFFSTDAGNTTVANRYDLEKAVPMEKKLHFREVERYWVNKPYAFVIVFHSEKENEKKYYAVEPYRNQIEDDLQEFMSGKLRTAIKYSEDEITVEGDEDARRAVIDRETKRLLRRYDLFKKVDRSGGSDKGIVEQIRDLFDTGDGDDDEAEEAEPEEVQLDGIEARPEPAVIDDDADQLNEYQVEKLLYYLKRNFIGYERIDPIKHDINVEDISCDGYNSPVFVYHSGYEQIISNIYHGKRELDDFVVKLAQRSGKGISKRRPQVDATLPDGSRAQLTLGKEVSDHGTNYTIRQFKDVPFTPIDLINWNTFSLDEMAFLWLCIENHKSLIFAGGTASGKTTSLNAVSLFIPSNTKIVSIEDTREVELPQRNWIASVTRPSFSEDSQGDVDEFDLLEAALRQRPDYIVMGEIRGEEGRTLFQVMSTGHTTYTTFHADSVGEVLKRFTTDPINVSKTMFTALDLVSIQTQTRVQGNKVRRNKNLTEINHYDAENDEINVQDVYQWQAETDEYLKMGDSNTLDEIQFDRGWSYEKLQDELFKRRVILAYLIKNGLNEYVKVAATVQAYINDPDTILTLIANGKLEESLEDLREMESVEIDVDPEDEELVPRPDANDETYNLSQDILERAEESLFDDYRGKQLSGLGIDSALSGSGMDGESEPAVEPDSDDEFDFGDDGSFMLGGDDDEEDDFSFSGDGEDIEDGPSWLNDDGGGFDFGDDDGGFGGFGDDAGETAADASTSEDTDPAPDDTPQLESGEATADASTAEAASADPGEEETLPETTDEPEPPAADDSAETEEITLDLEAAAAQIENEDSGADEPTTDSADSTDAADGSDAGEGFLDEAESDDDAGTSADFDGEEDPGPIFGEVEDTGTESMFDTDSAPADEGSFFGDDDEPFFGDEDDVGSIFGDEDGGSVFSDDGDDPEPEDDGGMFGESDEPAGDEDGSVFEDDAPADAASDDAAGDDAAGDDAADPETTEDPDATSDVADDAEDGSIFGEDADDGGSVFSEPADEEPAEDDGGSIFGEDAEDDATVGDEADADDDETDQPADGDVFDGDEE